The Lolium perenne isolate Kyuss_39 chromosome 6, Kyuss_2.0, whole genome shotgun sequence genome segment TTTAATGAGTTTACTTTTCAGGTTCTCattaaggtttttaatgaggtaatATCAACATAAGATCATATGCCATACTATCCCTTTTCCCCACCGGGGTTTTTAGGGAAGTATATACACGAGATACATTGTTCTCTAAACTCTATGAGTTTTCCTTTTTACAAGGTTTTTCTCATATCGAGTTAACAAAGAGGCAATACCAATTATATGTTGTATCGTTTTCTCTTTATTTCCCTATTGGGTTTGAAGGAGTTTTAACAACATATCCTACACTGTCCTTATGTTTTACCCACAGAATTTTTGGAGTACTTctcatatttttcccatgaggTTTTTGGAGGAGATTTGATTAAGACGATGGATCCTTATGCAATGAAGCGGTGATTAGAGAGTGTTAGAAATAATTAGTAGCATATTAATTAGGAGTTAATCCCCACTTTCTCAGCCACATCGGTGGGAACCATGGTAGGCAGTTGGTCCTGGGGCGTCGCCTCCAGGAACCGACATTAGGATACCGCCTTGTAAACAGACGCGACTATTGGTGGCGTCTCCTCATGTACTATATAAGGATTCGATCCCTGATCAATAAAGCTGTTGATTCAATCATTTGTTTAAGTTCTTGTTCTATCGATTTCTACTCTCAACACTTACAATGCATTGAAAATAGTCGAGCAATTATGGAGTACTAGTAGTATGTACTGTACAAGACATCAGTGTGAGCGGTTAAACTTTAACTCGATGGAGGATATCAAAGAGAAGATAAAGGAATCGTATAGGCAGGTCAAACCCCATCCAGTGCGTGCAATGTTTCTACATgcagtcttttttttttttttttgcaaaagacGCAGCAAGCctctattttctggtaaaagaaaCCATTAGGGTACTTATATAAATAAATCAAATGACAAAGAAAGAGCCAACACTCCTATGGGCATCGACGCCCAACAGAGACGCAGTTGAGAGCACTGCGAGATGCAAGCCAGAATAATGCCGAATGGTAGTATGATGGAAAGGATGCAACACATCTCAAACGATCGCAAGAATATAAGACAGACTCAGGCTTTCTTATATTGCTGATACTTAACTGCATCGCCCAGTTCTACATCAAATCTTGGAAGACAGACAACACCGGATCACTTCCACACATACTACTTCCCACACACCGGATCACGTGAAGGATCAATCCTGATGCTACACTTAGCGCCCTCACGCACAAATGCTCTAGAGTCTAGACCTTGTCGATGCGGACGCACAGATGGATGTCGTCCCCATGGAGCATCTCCTGATGCACCCAGACAACATCACACGCATTAGCGGGACTGATTTCGCCCATGTCGATGGTGATTGGGTCGTTGCCGCCTGAGCAGATCTCTATCACCTTCTTTTTCAGCTCGTGCCTGAGGCCCTTGGGCAGAGGGCCTTCCACCGCGACTGTGGAGCTGTACACCGACCCTGTGTTCTTCCTAAGCCTAATGCAAACGACGTCTAGAGAGTGCACGCCGTGGTCCTCATCGTAGCCGCGCAGCAAGAAGAGGCCGCCGTCCTCCTCGGCGACAAAGAGGAAATTAATGCATCTGTTGACAGCATCCTTCACGTTGATGGCGAACTGAAAGTCCGTGCCGTACGTGATGTTGCGGCTGGGCCAGGCGTGAttgccggccttgtccgtcaagtgGCGCAGGAGCTCCGCCGGCAAGACATCCGAGCAGCAAAAGCACTCGAAGGGCGCTCGCCCGCATGCTTCCACGTGCGCCCTGAGGTCGATGCAGGCGAGGGAGCTACCGCAGCCGAACTTTTTGAATGGGCACGGCACCTTGAAGCGGCCGAACAGGGTGTCCAGGTATGGGTTCGGGAAGTAGACGGCGGCGACGCCCAAGGAACCGCAAGGACCGCACTCGCCGGCGGCACAGTCGCCGCACGCGATGTGCCGCATATGGGAGCACTGCGatacaaagaagaagaaaaatagtACTCGAACAATCAGGCTACGTATGGAATGCAGATTTTGCTGTGTTGGTTCGTTTGTTCTGTTTACCTGGGAAACGGGGGGGCTCAGGTAGCGACCGCATGCGTCGCAAACTGGCGCTTTCTCCGGCACGTCGGACTCGGGCAGGGTGGGCGCCGGCAGCGCCTCCACGGCAACATCAATGAGTGTCGGCGTAGGAGCCACCATCCCCTTGCCACTGGGCTGGACCTTCGACGGCGGCATCTTGCCAGccgcctttttcttcttcttgcagCCCATCGCCGGGGGAAGGGGAACTCTAGAAGATAAGCAAGTGTAAGCTCGAATAGATGGGAGAGATATTCAGTCGAGCCAATTACCAATACGCCTATCGTTCCAGTCCATTATATAGAACACGGCTCGGGCAGTAGGTAAGGTTTAGAGGGATTTAATACTCCACGATCTCATTTTTTTTTCATGACATTAAACAGCAAGAGTATTCCACCAGCCTTTGACACGGGTTAATCTCGCCGGCTACTCACCATCGTGTGGCACATGCTCAGGCCACAAAAGGGCGGTGTATCCTTCCGTCCAAAAATGAAAACGTATTTACACTATCTCAATGTCGAAATTTCTTAAGTTTGACCGAATCTACATATTCAAGTTTTAGATTTTCATATTTTTCTGTATATAGTTGCTCAAGCTTTAAATTTTTTATACTTTCGCTGAAAACTACATGCATCATACTGTTAGGAAAGTATAGTGTAAAATCTTTACATAAAGTGTATATTTTTATATTATGTTCATTTTTTATTATAGATGTTAATCTAGTACTATTATTACTTTGACTGAAAACTACATATTTTTGTATTATATTATGTTCATTTTGTAAAATATGTACATATTTTTAATCTAGTACTCCGATTAGGGCATgtgcaatggttgataagacTGTCTTGTCTTAGTCCTAACTCATAAGctagatataacaataaaacATGATCTACAATGCGttattttttagtcttatctttcGTAACGAGACATCCTAAACTTATGGTGAGAGAGATtatgctaagagatgatctcttagttaagagaaggcaaagtcttttttcatctttctctttcacctcagcgtttatcctacgtgacactgctaaaatatcaccattgtacatgcccttatatATGTTAATCTAGTACATATTTTTGTATCACACTATTATGTTTATTTTGTAGAACAACGGGAAGGAGAGACGTTTGCAGAAAGCTAGCAATCAATTAGTATGACTTATGCATGGGAAGGAGAGAAGCCCTGAAACGATAGGATCTTTGGGCTTGAAACGTGAAGATTTTCTGGGAAATCCAAAAGCCTTGGGTAGTAAATGTTGACGACGCGTGAACCGAAGCGCCAGAGAAGGCACCCGGACGGCACACACGGGCCAGCAAAATAAAGAGGCCTACCACGGGAAACGCACCTCTATGCttgaaaaaaaattaaatttcTTTTAAAAAATTCAATTTTTTTTGGGAATCAAAGATGATCAGGTGAAACAAAATATTTTTGTTGGAAATTACTTTTATTGAATTCTGAAAAAAAAACTCGAAACACCCCATGATTAGGTACTATTCACTTTATATTCGTCATAAGTTTGTCTTTTTTTT includes the following:
- the LOC127309237 gene encoding uncharacterized protein, which gives rise to MGCKKKKKAAGKMPPSKVQPSGKGMVAPTPTLIDVAVEALPAPTLPESDVPEKAPVCDACGRYLSPPVSQCSHMRHIACGDCAAGECGPCGSLGVAAVYFPNPYLDTLFGRFKVPCPFKKFGCGSSLACIDLRAHVEACGRAPFECFCCSDVLPAELLRHLTDKAGNHAWPSRNITYGTDFQFAINVKDAVNRCINFLFVAEEDGGLFLLRGYDEDHGVHSLDVVCIRLRKNTGSVYSSTVAVEGPLPKGLRHELKKKVIEICSGGNDPITIDMGEISPANACDVVWVHQEMLHGDDIHLCVRIDKV